AATTAGTGACAGTAATGTGGAGCTTTTGGCCAACCTCACAGTGCAACCCAATGCTACTATAGAAGTAGTAATCCCCAGGAGCTTTCAGATCAATAAGGGCTGGGCCGTCAGCGTGCATACGGATGGTTGCGCCTTGGGAGCATTTCTCGTATTCGCTCTTGCTAACCTCTGCCACATTGTTCGCACCCGTCTTGTGTGGGAATCCTACACGTGGTTCCTTATTTGTTACATTTtcaattcaacccaataaaCTAATTTTAGAGCAAATTACGTGCTAATCCCATGTCACACATGATCATAAAAAAATGTAACCAAGAAATGAAATTCATGCAGGCTCTAGGACCCAAAGCGTACAATACTTTCGTTAGACAAAATGTAAGAGGAGAAAGAGGACATGGAACTCACTGAGTTTATCACCAACTTTGAAGGTTCTATTCTTCGCCCAATCCTCATAAAAAGTCTTGTTTGGGGGCACAAACCAACCAAAATCTCCTCCAACAACGTGAGTTTCTGCTACTGCTATTCCAACCATGAAGCAAGCAATTGTTGCCAGGGCTAACAAGGTTATAAGGTGCACCTTGGCCATTTATCTGACTGTTTGTCTCtatttgttcttcttcaaaCCTGGAGAGCCACAAAGAAAAGAATATGGTTTTGGTTCATTTTGCTTAGAAAATTGAAGGCTTTTTGTATTGGTTTGGTATTGGAGGGGCTTGACTAAGTCAAGCCAACCGTTTTTGTTATTAATGGAATGACTTTGTAGCTTCCTTTTATATTTAGGTGCGTAAAATCCGGTCTCTACAAATATAGAATGTATGTATAGGTCTTGTGGTTGTTGGCACTTGGCTTGGCATGGTAAGATAAGCTATATTCGGAATCTAATTCGGCATGGCACATTTGTGAAAACAACaaccacaatataataaaatagaGTCATAAATATAACAACAAAGAAATTTTTTgcaaaattgtagaaaaaagcTAAATAAGAAAATTATAGATAGGTTACGGCGCGGGTGGATCTAGAAAATGTTATGATAGGGGGCTTGGTCTGTAGGTGAGGACAAAAAGGTTGGCGGGGCTTCGTTGCCCCGAATTTTTTTAGAGTTATTTACAAATATCCAACAAAAAGTAGTCAATATATATCCATATATTAATACGATGATGAAGAGCCACAAagctaaataaatttttttagagcTATTTACAGATATCCAACAAAAAATAGTCAATATATATCCATATATTAATACGATGATGAAGTCttacaattttaattttcaactcCAAGAGGCCAAGTTTCTAAGACCAACTATACATACAAAAAAAGGGCTTAATAAAGTCTTTACAATCGACCCCGTCGAATTTTcatcttttgaaaattttctatgaTAGTTTCACTGtcaatttcattaaaaattcctctctcaataaaGATAACCAAGCTATCACTCCATCATTCATCACTTATTCGATTGCGCAATCTATTCTTGATAATATTCATAGCTGAAAATGCTCTCTCAACAAAAGCAATAGCAACTGACAAAATCAATGCCATTGTCAAAAGCCGTTTAGAGGAAAGAAATGGGCTTATTAAAGCTTGTGGAGAGTTGGTCTTATTATGACTTGTGGAGAGTTGGGCTTAAAAGATATGGacttatattaatatttaagtatatttaacaatttttttcaaaaattgaggTTGGGCTTGAGCCCACCCTGGGCTCAAGTTGCATCCGCCCCTGGGTTACGAAAAACATAAGAATAAATACAAATAtggttagagcatccacagtgggcACATTTATGCCCACACTCCAAACACCTCAATTCTCATGTAACTATCCATTTAACAAGTGTTACATTCCAATACATCCACAGTAGGCACATTTGAGCCAACACTTAATACTCTTTTTcgccctcttctctctcttattttccaTCGTCTCTcacttcactattcatcaattaataGCTACTTCAAATGTGGAGTGACTCTAAGTTTTGCTTGATTTTTGGAGTGTCCAAAACTTGCCATTGTAGAAATATAGCACTAGATACATGGAGAAAGTGAGTTTTGCAGCACTTGAAACAAGTCTCATTGTGGATGCTTTAATGAGGTGTTGTgtagggctcaccatttggcccgcgggtcTAGGCCCGGCCCCAGCCCGCGGGCCaaagcccggcccggcccgaaagtagaccgggcctgggcagcccggcccgaccccttgggAGGGCCTGGGCTCTGTTTTTTGGGCCGGGCCCGCCCCAAGCCcgacacctcgggccaattttggccaggcccgagcccgacccaaacccgacattatttatttatatatatatatatatatatatatatatatatatatatatatatatatatatacacatacacacacatacatatatatatacatacacagacagtgcacactgtctgtgtatgtatatatatatacatatgcagacagtgcatgcactgtctgcatatatatatatatacatacatatatatatgtaatatatacatacatacatatatagatatagatatgtatatataatatataatatatatgtgtatatatatattattgcaatgtatgtgtgtgtgtgtatatatatatatatagatatatgtatgtatatataatatataatatatatgtgtgtatatatatattattgtaatgtatgtgtatatatatatacacataatacgtatatatttcaccctctataaaatattgttcaattgtataaaaattaaagtacaattatgtcattaatcaattgtaagcaGGGCTGACAATTTGTCTCCGATCCGATCCGACCCGACCTGTGCGgatttaatctccaaaaccctaaaggccctaaactctaaaccccaaaaccctaaacccctaaaccctaaaggccctaaaccctaaaccctaaacccttaaccctaaagaccctaaaccctaaatgccctaaacctaaagatcttaaatcctaaagGACCTAAACCccaaacctaagcactaaccctaaagccataatatgaccatttactcataaatgttgataaaatcttaagaccataagatttaataaaataagtataaaattaaactatttaaaactatagatgtgtatattataaaatttaaaatcaatactgattaagtaaaactaaaattatttaattgtgttaaaaatataacaggtggtatgtaaagataataatttaattagttgacaggTATAACATGAAAGTAGTTTTGGCTTGGTGGTCAGTTCATTACTCTCCTATTTAAAAGTCTCAAGTTTGAATCCTATGATGAACaacttaattttataattttcaaagaggATGAATAGTGACGGGCCGTGGGAGCCCGGCCAGAGGCCCGAGCCCGAAGCCCGAGCTCTATGGGCCCGGCCCGG
This DNA window, taken from Tripterygium wilfordii isolate XIE 37 chromosome 20, ASM1340144v1, whole genome shotgun sequence, encodes the following:
- the LOC119986650 gene encoding umecyanin-like, which gives rise to MVGIAVAETHVVGGDFGWFVPPNKTFYEDWAKNRTFKVGDKLRFPHKTGANNVAEVSKSEYEKCSQGATIRMHADGPALIDLKAPGDYYFYSSIGLHCEVGQKLHITVTN